The following coding sequences are from one Scomber japonicus isolate fScoJap1 chromosome 3, fScoJap1.pri, whole genome shotgun sequence window:
- the LOC128355111 gene encoding metalloproteinase inhibitor 4-like gives MAKSQERSVCLGLWVLLLLGAGMEERVEGCSCHPAHPQQLFCSAEIVIRAKISGEKIVSPSNSSSPYMKMIQYEIKMIKMFKGFDKAKDIQYVYTPVFSSLCGVKLDSNNKAGYLLSGSMWSDGRISIGQCDLVESWDNLSLSQKKNLNYKYQMGCECRINTCYTVPCASTGENECLWTDWLLDNSLNGEQARQYACIRRSDTTCSWYRGGPPPEKDFLDMTDP, from the exons ATGGCCAAGTCCCAGGAGCGGAGTGTGTGTCTGGGGCTCTGGGTGCTCCTTTTGCTAGGTGCAGGCATGGAGGAACGTGTGGAGGGATGTAGCTGCCACCCAGCACACCCACAGCAGCTCTTTTGCAGTGCTGAGATTG TGATAAGGGCAAAGATCTCTGGAGAGAAGATTGTGTCGCCTAGCAACAGCTCCTCACCTTACATGAAGATGATCCAGTATGAAATCAAAATGATCAAG ATGTTCAAAGGTTTTGACAAGGCCAAGGATATCCAGTATGTTTACACTCCAGTCTTCTCCTCGCTGTGTGGAGTCAAACTAGACTCCAACAATAAAGCAGGATATCTGCTCTCAG GAAGCATGTGGAGTGATGGGAGGATTTCTATTGGCCAATGTGACCTGGTAGAGTCCTGGGACAACTTATCGCTCTCGCAAAAGAAGAATCTCAACTACAAATACCAGATGGGCTGTGAGTGCAGA atCAACACCTGTTACACAGTGCCGTGTGCGTCTACAGGGGAAAACGAGTGCTTGTGGACTGACTGGCTGCTGGATAACAGCCTAAATGGGGAGCAGGCTCGGCAGTACGCCTGCATCCGTCGCTCTGACACAACCTGCAGCTGGTACCGGGGTGGGCCCCCTCCTGAGAAAGACTTCCTGGACATGACTGACCCTTGA